From a single Vitis vinifera cultivar Pinot Noir 40024 chromosome 18, ASM3070453v1 genomic region:
- the LOC100266106 gene encoding branched-chain-amino-acid aminotransferase 2, chloroplastic — MISRRACFRNLILSLRTGSTASKLRSSNCFTSRTAPSLQPLVEPSPYSDDEYADVDWDNLGFGLIPTDYMYTTKCSEGGNFEEGHLSRYGNIELSPSAGVLNYGQGLFEGTKAYRRENGRLCLFRPDQNAIRMQVGAERMCMPSPSIHHFVEAVKQTALANKRWIPPPGKGSLYIRPLLMGSGPVLGLGPAPECTFLIYASPVGNYFKVSAPLNLFIDDEYHRATRGGAGGVKAITNYSPVLKAQSRAKSRGFSDVLFLDSVNKKNIEEVSSCNIFIVKDNVISTPATGGTILEGVTRKSIIDIALDHGYQVKERCIPVEEVMEADEVFCTGTAVGVAAVGSITYQGKRVEYKSGDRCVSQELLSMYTGIQKGHIEDKKGWILEID, encoded by the exons ATGATCAGTAGGAGGGCCTGCTTTCGCAATTTGATCCTATCTCTAAGAACGGGTTCCACTGCATCTAAG CTTAGATCTTCCAATTGCTTTACGTCGAGGACTGCACCTTCCTTGCAGCCACTGGTCGAGCCCTCTCCTTATAG TGATGATGAGTATGCTGATGTGGACTGGGACAATCTGGGATTTGGTCTAATACCCACCGATTACATGTACACAACAAAATGCTCCGAGGGTGGTAATTTTGAAGAAGGCCATCTTAGTCGCTATGGAAATATCGAGTTGAGCCCTTCTGCTGGCGTGTTAAATTATGGACAG GGGCTGTTTGAAGGCACCAAAGCCTATAGGAGAGAAAATGGGCGCCTCTGCCTCTTCCGCCCTGATCAGAATGCCATCCGTATGCAGGTTGGTGCAGAAAGGATGTGCATGCCTTCCCCGTCCATCCATCATTTTGTAGAAGCTGTGAAGCAAACCGCTCTCGCTAACAAGCGCTGG ATTCCTCCTCCAGGGAAAGGGTCACTGTATATTAGACCTTTGCTCATGGGAAGTGGACCCGTATTGGGTTTAGGCCCAGCACCTGAATGCACATTCCTCATATATGCTTCCCCTGTTGGCAACTATTTCAAG GTTTCGGCACCATTGAACCTATTTATTGACGATGAGTATCATCGTGCAACTCGTGGAGGGGCTGGAGGGGTAAAAGCCATTACCAACTATTCTCCT GTTTTGAAAGCACAAAGTAGAGCAAAGAGTAGAGGGTTCTCTGATGTGCTATTCCTTGATTCAGTGAATAAGAAAAACATCGAGGAGGTCTCTTCTTGTAACATCTTCATTGTGAAG GATAATGTTATTTCAACTCCAGCTACAGGAGGAACTATTCTTGAAGGAGTGACTCGAAAAAGCATTATTGACATTGCTCTTGATCATGGTTACCAG GTTAAGGAGCGATGTATTCCGGTGGAGGAAGTGATGGAAGCCGATGAAGTTTTCTGCACCGGAACCGCTGTTGGTGTAGCTGCGGTGGGAAGTATTACATATCAAGGCAAAAG GGTGGAATACAAATCGGGTGATCGGTGTGTGAGTCAGGAACTGTTGTCAATGTATACGGGGATTCAAAAAGGTCATATTGAGGACAAGAAGGGCTGGATTCTGGAGATTGACTAA
- the LOC100853539 gene encoding transcription factor RAX3 has product MGRAPCCDKANVKKGPWSPEEDAKLKSYIEQHGTGGNWIALPQKIGLKRCGKSCRLRWLNYLRPNIRHGGFSEEEDNIICSLYISIGSRWSVIAAQLPGRTDNDIKNYWNTRLKKKLLGKQRKEQQARRGSCPKQEMKRASGNAMVSDNENLNPYWPELPVPAPIPYPNEEPRFNDHSSIRRLLIRLGGRFSDDGQPLQNGTNLQLPIDISSVQQPFDHSVNFLSSSPMNALNNPRSEFPNAEYNMEGGGLHMLQGQNSFLAELEEMACSNPQRLDGLEFLYAQDMANNKPGSTAYEQSLSWGETSSLVYPPVASNYEGLQQQGVTQEHDFDELRYPTPR; this is encoded by the exons ATGGGGAGGGCACCTTGCTGTGACAAAGCCAACGTCAAGAAAGGCCCATGGTCGCCTGAAGAAGATGCCAAGCTCAAGTCATATATTGAGCAGCATGGCACTGGTGGTAATTGGATCGCTTTGCCACAAAAAATTG GCCTCAAGAGATGTGGGAAGAGCTGCCGCCTTAGATGGTTAAACTATCTCCGCCCAAATATCAGGCACGGAGGATTctctgaagaagaagataacaTCATCTGTAGCCTGTATATAAGTATTGGAAGCAG GTGGTCTGTTATTGCAGCACAATTACCAGGACGAACTGACAATGATATAAAGAACTACTGGAATACGAGACTGAAGAAGAAGCTCCTTGGTAAGCAGCGCAAAGAACAACAGGCTCGCAGAGGTAGCTGCCCGAAGCAAGAGATGAAAAGAGCAAGTGGGAACGCCATGGTTTCTGATAATGAAAACTTAAACCCTTACTGGCCTGAGTTGCCCGTGCCAGCACCAATACCGTACCCAAACGAAGAACCACGCTTCAACGATCATTCATCCATCAGAAGATTGTTGATCAGGCTTGGGGGAAGATTTTCTGATGACGGACAACCACTCCAAAACGGGACAAATCTTCAGCTCCCGATTGATATTTCATCCGTTCAACAACCTTTTGACCACTCAGTAAACTTTCTGTCTTCTTCTCCTATGAATGCCCTAAACAACCCTCGTTCTGAATTTCCAAACGCTGAGTACAATATGGAAGGGGGAGGGCTACACATGCTACAAGGACAGAACAGTTTTTTAGCTGAGCTGGAGGAGATGGCTTGTAGCAACCCACAAAGATTAGATGGGCTGGAGTTCTTATATGCGCAGGACATGGCCAATAACAAACCCGGATCAACTGCTTATGAGCAAAGTCTCAGTTGGGGTGAGACGAGCTCTCTGGTTTATCCTCCTGTTGCTTCCAACTATGAAGGTCTTCAACAGCAAGGGGTGACGCAAGAACATGACTTTGATGAGTTGAGGTACCCTACCCCGCGATAA
- the LOC104882599 gene encoding uncharacterized protein LOC104882599, with protein MPWKKVSFSYQRKGKRKGMATLKKEMPIEKTSIMATEAARLHIEKIRTQKFSIGAKSPNPLTEDLHHAVTSLSAELYAKDVHFLMELIQNAEDNEYKQGVEPTLEFVFTTKDITGSGAPATLLVFNNEVGFSEKNMESICSVGRSTKKGKRHLGFIGEKGIGFKSVFLVTIQPHIFSNGYHVRFSEDPDQDCGIGYIVPEWVGGKPYLSTICDIYGSDKVLPTTIILLPLKPEKVEAVKAQLSELHPELLLFLSKIKRLSVCGNTCNSKEDVNVSDIFISTETDHVALSDKSADSRVLHLSVKEDGAEETCRYYIWRETFPVKPANEFSARNDVKKCVISIAFPFGERLKRGTSAVGIFAFLPTAMITNFPFVIQADFVLASSRETILLDNKWNLGILECIPSAFFHAFISCVKKDATTICSVAQAFEFLPARSSTILELNNIRKLIKNMLQGEAFIPCEMFDNRKHFCTPQRAIRILPKFREILFQMKEQGVPLGGMFSLKENVIHSSIDLIEFTGILDYLGVPSVDNSYQWYGKCIEFCNLVLSASEDAYMELLCFLADNEKISSLKDFKKMLLFKCVNRKGHVRLCSIATRGMFRIYYSQEPKLHAWLTECNIEFECPDDMCFLPSPTLEALISHKRSSLIMCWLKYNTGLSPFSAVSYCAQISDHLMKTDEPRFVIKLAHFLYHAHCKKFIMESMLYGLCTRMPVIDGSNCIRRQKNVTLVSAPGSKWKKLFGPSNPFSENNYVDIGKVYAEGGQFAGECTPKGVILSFLSTYTRAVDIPELHPPNVVLKVASSKLTSEQGFLLLDWIRFLRTKGSYIPAKFIESIRDGRWMKTYLGFNSPNRCILPDEAGKTIFGMMRTVVERFSILDQDFYMNRITLYADELKFLGVRFGSDGVQKLLVDRFKSLAASGMSKECAFSLLMFIGILKGKNMLDEAWLGVMREGKWLKTFNGYNAPRGSVFLQSEIEANAILTITSLPLVDTGFYGSNLSSFSSELTLLGVVLDMKVYELVEESLNFPADLSSLTWDSGFLILKCIRYLGSATSSLVEKTRNQRWLKTSCGFKRPLESVLVNPEFMRLLDAFEVPIIDEAFYGNTIRSFAAELKAIGVAVDLNSALKLIVTQFKSFLSSSSLTPVKVISLLECIREINENVSSQLQELHQCLLGEKWLRTRNGYRTPSESILFSSKWGTISLFVDLPLIDDSFYGIVIYGFEDELKMLGVITGFEGGAPFVARGLTRPIEPRFVTDLGTIALLECIKYLMSKSNDQPLLDNFFSNLMRSKWLKTRKGYKKPEECILFDPTWEVILEETDAPMIEHTFYKSEIFMYKNQLRAIGVKVDPGDVCSLLSRYLMSLTETSSITRVYNFLHMFNWKPELPDKDYQVWVINHNGNSGGEWVNSQLCILHDKDNVFNSHLYALDKCYQKELLPFFSSAFAVAEFPSIDDYMWLWDSLVMRVNSQVTAKECCSFWDYILKNWSPHTEDFLKKRLTKVPATTSTSERIHLVSKELVFIPDDLQLKHFFSSIDGIPLFVWLPKCKSFSTVHPMRLFEIYESLGVRKISGSVECHASISHSLDQYKMDPRNGLIGRGLVRIVLGFIAGPRVSMPVEERHKVAKLLLDLSVFESREPILVSYQLLLTADKTLEVEAGKLVFWDKNSCRLLIDKSGYEDRKSNIKFVSCFAREIAEGLLACEKADAIENLSKIIQIGFMFEFKEESMVTLLTSENLELFAEDEKFLDAACLLSKQSPVIRSLPVMPPIDDNSQLLTQPNLKESRWRKVPNYPDPPKFSSSSLYPKRRSQQLELLSPPTPESSQKKPRQ; from the exons ATGCCTTGGAAGAAAGTCTCCTTTAGCTATCAACGTAAAGGGAAGCGGAAGGGCATGGCTACTCTGAAGAAGGAAATGCCCATAGAAAAGACGTCTATCATGGCTACTGAAGCAGCAAGGCTGCACATAGAAAAGATTAGGACCCAGAAGTTCTCAATCGGTGCTAAAAGCCCTAATCCTTTAACTGAAGATCTCCACCATGCTGTCACAAGCCTCTCCGCGGAGCTTTACGCCAAAGATGTTCATTTTCTCATGGAGCTCATTCAG AATGCCGAAGACAACGAATATAAACAAGGGGTTGAACCAACTTTGGAGTTTGTGTTCACTACCAAAGACATAACAGGAAGTGGTGCGCCTGCAACGCTGCTAGTGTTCAACAATGAAGTTGGGTTTTCGGAGAAGAACATGGAATCCATCTGCAGTGTTGGCAGATCCACCAAGAAAGGGAAGAGACACCTTGGGTTTATTGGAGAGAAAG GCATTGGATTTAAGAGTGTGTTTCTTGTGACTATACAACCTCACATCTTTAGTAATGGATATCATGTGAGATTTAGCGAAGATCCCGACCAAGATTGCGGAATTGGTTATATAGTTCCTGAATGGGTTGGTGGGAAACCTTATCTTTCAACTATTTGTGATATATATGGGTCCGACAAGGTCTTGCCAACGACCATAATTCTCCTCCCTCTGAAACCCGAGAAGGTGGAAGCTGTGAAAGCACAACTGTCAGAGTTGCACCCAGAGCTTCTCCTCTTCCTATCCAAGATAAAGCGGTTATCAGTATGTGGAAATACTTGCAATTCTAAAGAAGATGTCAACGTATCTGATATTTTCATATCCACTGAGACTGATCATGTGGCTTTGAGTGACAAAAGTGCAGATTCACGTGTACTTCATCTTTCAGTTAAAGAGGATGGGGCTGAGGAGACATGCCGATATTATATATGGAGAGAAACATTTCCTGTGAAGCCTGCTAATGAGTTTAGTGCGAGGAACGATGTAAAGAAATGTGTTATTTCTATTGCTTTTCCATTTGGGGAGAGATTGAAAAGGGGAACTTCTGCTGTTGGTATCTTTGCCTTCCTTCCCACCGCAATGATCACAAATTTCCCATTTGTTATTCAGGCAGATTTTGTTCTGGCCTCCTCGCGCGAAACAATACTCTTGGACAACAAGTGGAACCTGGGGATTCTTGAATGTATCCCTTCTGCATTTTTTCATGCTTTTATTTCTTGTGTGAAAAAAGATGCCACTACTATTTGTTCAGTGGCGCAGGCATTTGAATTTTTGCCTGCTCGGTCTTCTACAATTCTTGAGCTGAACAACATAAGaaagttgataaaaaatatgCTGCAAGGGGAAGCCTTTATACCTTGTGAAATGTTTGACAATCGAAAGCATTTCTGCACCCCTCAACGTGCAATTAGGATTCTCCCTAAATTTCGTGAAATCCTTTTCCAAATGAAGGAACAGGGGGTCCCTTTGGGCGGTATGTTCtctttgaaagaaaatgttataCATTCTTCTATTGATCTCATAGAATTTACAGGCATTCTGGACTACCTTGGAGTGCCATCGGTTGATAATAGTTATCAATGGTATGGTAAATGCATTGAGTTCTGTAACCTTGTTTTGTCAGCTTCAGAGGATGCATACATGGAATTACTTTGTTTTCTTGCTGATAATGAGAAGATATCTTCCTTGAAGGACTTTAAGAAGATGCTTCTTTTCAAATGCGTCAACAGGAAGGGGCATGTGAGATTGTGTTCTATAGCAACAAGAGGGATGTTTAGGATTTATTATTCTCAGGAGCCTAAACTTCACGCTTGGCTAACTGAATGCAATATCGAGTTTGAATGCCCTGATGACATGTGTTTCTTGCCCAGCCCTACATTGGAAGCTCTTATAAGCCATAAGAGAAGTTCATTAATTATGTGTTGGCTTAAATATAACACAGGTTTAAGCCCTTTTTCGGCGGTTTCTTATTGTGCTCAGATATCTGATCATCTAATGAAGACAGATGAACCTAGATTTGTGATTAAACTTGCCCATTTTCTTTATCACGCGCATTGCAAAAAGTTCATAATGGAGTCAATGCTTTATGGTTTATGTACAAGAATGCCTGTCATTGATGGATCCAATTGCATCAGAAGGCAAAAGAACGTGACTCTTGTCTCTGCACCAGGGAGCAAATGGAAGAAATTGTTTGGACCAAGTAATCCATTCTCAGAAAATAATTATGTTGATATAGGGAAGGTGTATGCTGAAGGTGGTCAGTTTGCTGGAGAATGTACTCCCAAGGGAGTGATCCTTAGCTTTCTTAGCACATATACTAGAGCTGTGGACATACCAGAATTACACCCTCCAAATGTTGTGTTGAAAGTGGCATCATCAAAATTGACAAGTGAACAAGGGTTTTTACTACTTGACTGGATCCGGTTTCTGAGAACCAAGGGTTCATATATACCAGCAAAGTTTATTGAAAGCATTCGAGATGGAAGGTGGATGAAAACATACTTGGGATTTAATTCGCCAAATCGATGCATTCTTCCTGATGAAGCcggaaaaactatttttgggATGATGAGGACTGTTGTTGAGAGATTTTCTATTCTAGACCAGGACTTCTATATGAACCGGATTACCCTGTATGCAGATGAGCTGAAATTTCTTGGTGTGAGATTTGGGTCGGATGGTGTGCAAAAACTTCTTGTTGATCGCTTTAAGTCCCTTGCTGCTTCTGGAATGAGTAAAGAGTGTGCATTTTCCTTGCTGATGTTTATCGGTAtcttaaagggaaaaaatatgCTGGATGAGGCATGGCTGGGAGTAATGAGGGAGGGCAAATGGCTGAAAACTTTCAATGGCTATAATGCTCCAAGGGGATCTGTTTTCCTGCAATCTGAAATAGAGGCTAATGCTATTTTGACTATTACAAGCCTCCCCCTTGTTGATACTGGGTTTTATGGTAGTAATCTTAGTTCTTTCTCATCTGAACTAACGTTACTTGGAGTTGTGTTGGATATGAAGGTTTATGAATTGGTTGAGGAGAGTTTGAACTTTCCTGCTGACTTGTCATCCCTGACTTGGGACAGTGGTTTCTTGATACTTAAATGCATCAGATACTTGGGGTCTGCTACAAGTTCCTTGGTTGAAAAGACCAGGAATCAACGATGGTTAAAAACCAGTTGTGGATTCAAACGTCCCTTGGAATCTGTTCTTGTTAACCCAGAATTCATGCGTTTGTTGGATGCTTTTGAGGTTCCCATAATCGATGAAGCCTTTTATGGAAATACAATCAGGTCTTTCGCAGCCGAATTGAAGGCAATTGGGGTGGCTGTTGATCTTAACAGTGCATTAAAGCTGATAGTCACTCAATTTAAGTCATTCTTATCTTCTTCCAGCCTGACTCCTGTCAAAGTGATTTCACTACTAGAATGCATCagagaaataaatgaaaatgtgTCTTCACAGTTGCAGGAACTCCATCAATGCTTGTTGGGGGAGAAGTGGTTAAGGACTCGTAATGGTTACAGGACCCCCAGTGAATCAATACTATTCAGCTCTAAATGGGGAACCATATCTTTATTTGTTGATCTGCCTCTCATTGATGATTCCTTTTATGGTATTGTCATATATGGCTTTGAGGATGAGCTAAAGATGCTGGGGGTCATAACTGGATTTGAAGGAGGAGCTCCATTTGTAGCCAGAGGTCTAACCCGGCCAATTGAACCTCGATTTGTGACTGACTTGGGTACAATTGCATTGCTAGAATGTATCAAGTATCTAATGTCAAAGTCTAATGATCAGCCCTtacttgataatttttttagcaATTTAATGAGAAGCAAGTGGTTGAAAACTAGGAAAGGTTACAAAAAACCTGAGGAATGTATCCTGTTTGATCCAACCTGGGAAGTTATTCTGGAGGAGACTGATGCCCCAATGATTGAGCATACATTTTACAAATCTGAAATATTTATGTACAAGAATCAGTTGAGGGCCATTGGAGTTAAGGTGGATCCTGGGGATGTATGCTCTCTTCTGTCAAGGTATCTTATGTCACTTACAGAGACTTCTTCAATTACAAGGGTATACAATTTCCTCCACATGTTCAATTGGAAGCCAGAATTGCCTGATAAAGACTATCAGGTATGGGTTATTAACCACAATGGTAACAGTGGAGGAGAATGGGTGAATTCTCAGCTTTGCATACTTCATGACAAGGACAATGTATTTAATTCCCACTTGTATGCACTTGACAAGTGTTACCAGAAGGAACTGTTGCCCTTTTTCTCTTCAGCATTTGCAGTTGCTGAATTTCCTTCGATTGACGATTACATGTGGCTCTGGGACAGCTTGGTCATGAGAGTTAATAGTCAAGTGACTGCCAAAGAATGCTGCTCTTTTTGGGACTACATTTTGAAGAACTGGAGTCCGCACACAGAGGATTTCCTGAAGAAGAGGTTAACCAAAGTGCCCGCCACCACATCTACAAGTGAGAGAATCCATCTAGTGAGCAAGGAACTGGTGTTTATCCCTGATGACTTGcaattgaaacattttttttctagtaTAGATGGAATTCCACTCTTTGTATGGTTGCCCAAGTGCAAGAGCTTTTCTACTGTTCATCCAATGAGATTGTTTGAGATTTATGAGTCTCTTGGAGTAAGAAAGATATCTGGTTCTGTTGAGTGCCATGCGAGTATTTCACATTCTTTGGATCAATATAAGATGGATCCGAGAAATGGATTGATAGGAAGAGGTCTCGTCAGAATTGTATTGGGGTTTATTGCTGGTCCTAGGGTGAGCATGCCAGTGGAAGAGAGACATAAAGTTGCAAAACTACTGCTTGACCTCTCAGTATTTGAAAGCCGTGAACCAATTCTAGTCAGTTATCAATTGCTATTGACTGCAGACAAAACATTGGAAGTAGAAGCAGGGAAGCTGGTTTTTTGGGACAAGAATTCTTGTAGGCTGCTGATTGATAAATCAGGTTATGAAGACCGAAAATCGAATATTAAATTTGTGAGTTGTTTTGCACGTGAAATTGCTGAAGGACTATTGGCATGTGAAAAAGCTGATGCAATCGAAAACCTGAGTAAGATAATCCAAATAGGTTTTATGTTTGAGTTTAAGGAGGAATCCATGGTTACCTTGCTTACAAGTGAGAATTTGGAGCTGTTTGCGGAGGATGAGAAGTTCCTTGATGCTGCATGCCTCTTGTCAAAACAGTCTCCAGTgataagatctcttcccgtcatGCCTCCAATAGATGACAACTCACAACTGTTGACGCAACCAAACCTCAAGGAGAGCCGTTGGAGAAAAGTTCCAAACTATCCAGATCCTCCGAAGTTCAGTTCTTCTTCTCTTTATCCAAAGCGCAGGTCTCAACAGCTGGAGTTATTAAGCCCACCTACGCCAGAATCTTCCCAGAAGAAGCCCCGACAATGA
- the LOC100262671 gene encoding uncharacterized protein LOC100262671, whose translation MALPASTVTVWSSRFRINLLRPCQLHGCSLSHAYNRQTLHSHSIKLRTMAQFSEQNKVKMQMSILRKRLWEAAPDSLKDFPWKKAEDTVLQQLLLLGQKALKWSFITLFILSSVSDVIFCISRNKELMIPFGLFVGCMMADFLKETSRELFPNSEKTGLKQPLLGIGCFFVFVKFMSTFLTSQGQAFLLHVANGGLMQILWLWKGLLEGRDGQSGQNFFSCQETSDITEAIN comes from the exons ATGGCGCTACCGGCGTCTACAGTTACAGTTTGGTCTTCAAGATTTCGT ATTAACTTGTTAAGACCTTGTCAGCTCCATGGGTGCTCACTATCCCATGCCTACAATCGCCAAACCTTGCACTCACATTCTATAAAACTACGAACTATGGCACAGTTCAGTGAACAAAATAAGGTCAAAATGCAAATGAGTATCCTTAGGAAAAGATTATGGGAGGCTGCTCCTGATTCACTTAAAGATTTCCCATGGAAGAAAGCAGAGGATACAGTGCTGCAACAACTGCTTTTGCTTGGACAGAAAGCACTGAAATGGTCTTTTATTACATTATTCATTCTTAGCTCAGTATCAGATGTCATATTTTGCATCTCCAGAAACAAAGAATTGATGATTCCCTTTGGTTTGTTTGTTGGCTGCATGATGGCTGACTTCTTGAAAGAGACATCTCGAGAATTGTTTCCCAACTCAGAG AAAACGGGTTTGAAGCAGCCCCTTTTGGGCATTGGTTGCTTCTTTGTCTTTGTGAAGTTCATGTCCACATTTCTTACTTCACAAGGACAGGCATTTCTTTTGCATGTTGCCAATGGTGGATTGATGCAAATTTTGTGGCTGTGGAAAGGTTTACTGGAAGGAAGAGATGGACAAAGTGGACAGAATTTCTTTTCATGCCAAGAGACTTCCGATATTACAGAAGCAATCAACTAG